The following proteins are co-located in the Dehalococcoides mccartyi 195 genome:
- the ruvA gene encoding Holliday junction branch migration protein RuvA: protein MISSLSGILEASGKDWAVINVSGVGFRTYMPASSPALIGELGQRVRVFTHLHVREDALNLFGFGTAEELSLFETLIDVSGIGPKLGLAMLSAMNAEALASAIISGNTELLSTIPGVGKKTASRIVLELKDKITKSWEAGVLIQVTEANSDILATLTALGYSAGEAAKAIASLEDITGMPLEERIKLALNYFNNK from the coding sequence ATGATTTCAAGTCTGAGCGGTATTCTGGAAGCCAGCGGCAAAGACTGGGCGGTAATAAATGTATCCGGAGTGGGTTTCCGCACCTATATGCCGGCTTCCTCGCCTGCCCTTATCGGCGAACTGGGGCAGAGAGTACGGGTATTTACCCACCTCCATGTCCGCGAAGACGCCCTGAACTTGTTTGGTTTCGGCACAGCCGAAGAGCTCTCCCTGTTTGAAACCCTTATAGACGTAAGCGGCATAGGCCCCAAGCTGGGTTTAGCCATGCTTTCCGCCATGAATGCCGAAGCTCTGGCCTCCGCCATTATAAGCGGTAATACAGAGCTTCTTTCCACTATACCGGGTGTGGGCAAAAAAACCGCCAGCCGTATTGTGCTGGAACTTAAAGACAAGATAACTAAAAGCTGGGAGGCAGGTGTACTCATCCAGGTTACCGAAGCCAATTCCGACATATTAGCCACCCTGACCGCCCTGGGATACTCTGCAGGCGAAGCCGCCAAAGCTATTGCCAGTCTGGAAGATATCACCGGCATGCCTCTGGAAGAACGGATAAAACTGGCGCTTAACTATTTCAACAATAAGTGA
- a CDS encoding complex I 24 kDa subunit family protein — MDKPVNQAYTPVLSLYEAKKENLIPILLAFQRKFSYLSRDMMQSVSVYVGVPESSVYNIATFYSQFRLEPPGIHKVHVCRGTACHVMGAERLLRNIEKRLGIKAGETTPDNEISLDTINCAGICGLAPTLEVDGKLYTRLDGSSLNRILGKKKK; from the coding sequence ATGGACAAACCCGTAAACCAGGCATACACCCCCGTACTCTCCCTGTACGAAGCAAAAAAGGAAAACCTTATCCCCATTCTGCTGGCTTTCCAGCGCAAGTTTTCGTATCTTTCCCGTGACATGATGCAATCGGTATCTGTTTACGTAGGCGTACCCGAAAGCTCTGTTTACAATATAGCCACTTTTTACAGCCAGTTCCGGCTGGAACCGCCGGGAATTCACAAGGTGCATGTTTGCCGGGGAACAGCCTGCCACGTAATGGGGGCGGAAAGACTGCTTAGGAATATTGAAAAACGGCTGGGCATCAAAGCCGGCGAGACCACCCCTGATAATGAAATCAGCCTGGATACTATAAACTGTGCCGGTATCTGCGGTCTGGCACCTACCCTGGAGGTAGACGGCAAACTTTATACCCGCCTTGACGGCAGCAGCTTAAACCGCATACTGGGCAAAAAGAAAAAATAG
- a CDS encoding 3-isopropylmalate dehydratase large subunit, whose product MGKTLAEKILSLKSGSDASAGDIVVSKVDLAFVQDTTGPLTVREFWDNGFTKLANPSRTALFLDHAAPSPQRQLSTDHILLRKFARDTGALIFDVGEGVCHQLVAEKLARPGDVIVGADSHTVTAGGLGAFSTGMGSSDIAVAFALGKTWFRVPETIKVVVSGRFKHGIYAKDLILYLIGLIGADGATYKALEFSGNVVNNMTIAERLTIANMAVEAGAKVGLFPSDRQTLEYLRSVGREADYQPLAADEDAVYERVIEIDATALEPMVAKPHTVDNTATARELKGTKLDQVFIGTCTGGRLDDLAVAAAIFKNRRHHPQTRLIVTPASQKVYLEAIRLGYIEILVQAGANVMPPGCGACLGVHQGVLGDGEVCLSTANRNFKGRMGNPEGFIYLASAATAAASAIKGEISDPREVM is encoded by the coding sequence ATGGGGAAAACACTAGCAGAAAAAATACTCAGCCTGAAGTCTGGCAGTGATGCCAGCGCCGGAGACATAGTAGTCTCCAAGGTGGACCTGGCCTTTGTTCAGGATACCACCGGTCCTCTGACTGTCAGGGAATTTTGGGACAACGGCTTTACCAAACTGGCTAATCCGTCACGGACAGCCCTTTTTCTGGACCATGCCGCACCCAGCCCCCAAAGACAGCTTTCAACAGACCATATCCTGCTTCGCAAGTTTGCCCGGGATACCGGGGCGCTCATTTTTGATGTAGGCGAGGGTGTCTGTCACCAGCTGGTAGCCGAAAAGCTGGCCAGACCGGGTGATGTGATTGTCGGGGCGGATTCCCATACGGTTACCGCCGGCGGTCTGGGCGCTTTTTCCACCGGCATGGGGTCATCTGATATTGCGGTGGCCTTTGCCCTGGGCAAGACCTGGTTCCGGGTGCCGGAGACTATTAAAGTAGTAGTCAGCGGGCGTTTTAAGCACGGGATTTATGCCAAAGACCTTATTTTGTATCTTATCGGGCTTATCGGGGCGGACGGGGCTACCTATAAAGCTCTGGAGTTCTCCGGTAATGTGGTGAATAATATGACGATAGCTGAAAGGCTGACTATCGCCAATATGGCGGTTGAGGCCGGGGCTAAAGTAGGGCTTTTCCCATCTGACCGCCAGACACTTGAATACCTGCGTTCGGTAGGGCGTGAGGCTGACTACCAGCCTTTGGCGGCTGATGAAGATGCAGTGTATGAACGGGTGATAGAAATAGACGCAACCGCCCTTGAACCTATGGTTGCCAAACCCCACACTGTAGACAATACCGCTACTGCCCGCGAGCTGAAAGGTACTAAATTAGACCAGGTGTTTATCGGTACCTGTACCGGGGGGCGTCTGGATGATTTGGCGGTGGCAGCGGCTATATTTAAGAACCGCAGACACCATCCCCAAACCCGCCTGATAGTCACGCCTGCTTCTCAGAAAGTATATCTGGAAGCTATCCGCCTGGGATATATAGAAATACTGGTGCAGGCCGGGGCGAATGTTATGCCGCCCGGCTGCGGTGCCTGTCTGGGTGTCCATCAGGGTGTTTTGGGAGACGGCGAAGTCTGTCTTTCCACTGCCAACCGCAATTTCAAAGGCCGGATGGGCAACCCCGAAGGGTTTATTTATCTGGCAAGTGCGGCAACGGCTGCGGCATCAGCCATCAAGGGTGAAATTTCAGACCCCAGAGAGGTAATGTAA
- a CDS encoding acyl-CoA carboxylase subunit beta, translating to MAVQEQLDNLNRLKKQAEMGGGEAKIDAQHKRGKLTARERIDLLFDKGTFNELGAFAAHRCRDFGLEKQRNAGDAVVTGSGLVNGRLVFAYSQDFTVLGGSISEVVGQKVAQVIDMAIRAGAPLIAINDSGGARIQEGVASLSGVGDILLRNTIASGVIPQISVVVGPSAGGAVYAPALTDFIFAVKGISQMYITGPDVIKAVTGEDISHEALGGAEIHAKKSGVAHFLCENEKECFEQIRELMGFLPQSNRHKPPRGKNKDNEERKTRDLRDIIPDNPKRAYDMKKVITEVADEKEFFEVHKHFAQNIIVGFVRMGGQPAGIVAQQPSHMAGVIDINASLKAARFIRFCDAFEIPLVSFVDVPGFMPGTDQEHSGIIKHGAKLIYAYAEATVPKITVITRKAYGGAYIVMSSKHLRGDINYAWPASEVAVMGAEGAVNIISRKAIAEAANPEETRQKLLDEYREHFANPYQAAQLGYIDDVIDPADTRSKIIKALRSLENKVLANPPKKHGNIPL from the coding sequence GTGGCTGTACAGGAACAACTGGATAACCTGAACCGTCTTAAAAAACAGGCGGAAATGGGTGGCGGGGAAGCCAAGATAGATGCTCAGCATAAACGGGGCAAGTTAACTGCCCGTGAACGTATAGATTTGCTCTTTGACAAAGGAACATTTAACGAACTGGGGGCTTTTGCTGCCCACCGCTGCCGTGATTTCGGGCTGGAAAAACAGCGGAATGCGGGGGATGCGGTGGTAACCGGCAGCGGTCTGGTGAACGGACGGCTGGTTTTTGCCTACTCACAGGATTTTACTGTCCTAGGCGGCTCTATCTCCGAAGTGGTAGGCCAGAAAGTAGCCCAGGTTATAGATATGGCTATCAGGGCGGGTGCGCCCCTTATTGCCATAAATGACTCAGGCGGTGCCCGTATACAGGAGGGGGTTGCCAGTCTGAGCGGGGTGGGGGATATACTCCTTAGGAATACCATTGCCAGCGGGGTTATTCCCCAGATATCGGTAGTGGTAGGCCCAAGTGCCGGGGGGGCGGTTTATGCCCCGGCTCTGACAGACTTTATCTTTGCGGTTAAGGGCATAAGCCAGATGTATATTACCGGGCCGGATGTTATCAAAGCGGTCACCGGTGAAGATATCAGCCATGAGGCGCTGGGGGGAGCGGAAATCCACGCTAAGAAAAGCGGGGTAGCCCATTTCCTGTGCGAAAATGAAAAGGAGTGTTTTGAGCAAATAAGGGAGCTGATGGGTTTCCTGCCCCAGAGCAACCGCCACAAACCTCCCCGCGGCAAAAACAAGGATAATGAAGAACGCAAAACCCGTGACCTCAGGGATATTATACCGGATAATCCCAAACGGGCTTACGATATGAAAAAAGTGATTACCGAAGTAGCGGACGAGAAGGAGTTTTTTGAGGTTCACAAGCATTTTGCCCAGAATATAATAGTCGGCTTTGTGAGGATGGGCGGGCAGCCTGCGGGTATTGTCGCCCAGCAGCCTTCGCATATGGCCGGGGTTATAGATATAAATGCATCACTCAAAGCAGCCCGGTTTATCCGCTTTTGTGATGCATTTGAGATACCGCTGGTAAGTTTTGTAGACGTGCCGGGTTTTATGCCGGGTACAGACCAGGAGCACAGCGGTATTATCAAGCACGGTGCCAAGCTGATTTATGCTTATGCGGAAGCAACTGTGCCCAAGATAACGGTTATCACCCGCAAGGCTTACGGGGGTGCGTATATTGTTATGAGCAGCAAGCACCTCAGGGGGGATATAAACTATGCCTGGCCGGCCAGTGAAGTGGCGGTCATGGGGGCGGAAGGGGCGGTAAATATCATATCCCGCAAAGCTATAGCTGAGGCAGCTAATCCCGAAGAAACCCGCCAGAAACTGCTTGACGAATACCGGGAACACTTTGCCAACCCCTATCAGGCGGCTCAGCTGGGCTATATAGACGACGTAATTGACCCGGCGGATACCAGAAGCAAAATAATAAAAGCCCTGCGCTCTCTGGAAAACAAGGTGCTGGCAAATCCTCCTAAGAAACACGGGAATATACCTTTGTAA
- the acpS gene encoding holo-ACP synthase has translation MLYTGTDIIEIRRIKAAQARWGKRFLNRIFTPAELSLCKDRLPSLAARFAAKEAVIKALSLPKNQSYSEIETLNLPDGQPSVNLYGQALAKAITLGIKQISVSLSHCREYAIAMVVAQD, from the coding sequence ATGCTTTATACAGGTACGGATATTATTGAAATCCGCCGCATCAAAGCGGCCCAAGCCCGCTGGGGCAAGCGCTTTTTAAACCGCATATTCACCCCGGCCGAACTGTCTTTATGTAAAGACCGTCTGCCTTCACTGGCAGCCCGTTTTGCGGCTAAAGAAGCGGTCATAAAAGCCCTCAGCCTGCCTAAAAACCAAAGCTACTCAGAGATAGAAACCCTGAACCTGCCTGACGGACAGCCGTCAGTAAATCTGTACGGGCAGGCACTGGCAAAAGCCATCACACTTGGTATCAAACAGATATCTGTCAGTCTATCCCACTGCCGCGAATACGCCATTGCAATGGTAGTTGCCCAGGACTGA
- the ruvC gene encoding crossover junction endodeoxyribonuclease RuvC, with amino-acid sequence MRILGIDPGTMVVGYGVIEAADDELSLIGFSSLTPPASAPIPQRLAYIYKGLVEVIELYQPDEVAVESPFADKNIKSALAIGKAQAVALLAAANHSLSVTEYSPACIKSRVSGSGTASKEQIQEMVRLLLNLAEIPQPNDAADALAVAICHHSHRAFANITSQGD; translated from the coding sequence ATGAGAATATTGGGAATAGACCCCGGCACAATGGTAGTGGGATACGGCGTTATTGAAGCCGCAGATGATGAGCTGTCACTGATAGGTTTTTCCAGCCTTACCCCCCCTGCCAGCGCACCCATACCCCAGCGTCTGGCTTACATATATAAAGGACTGGTAGAAGTGATTGAGCTATACCAGCCGGACGAAGTAGCGGTGGAAAGCCCGTTTGCAGATAAAAATATCAAGAGCGCCCTGGCCATTGGCAAAGCTCAGGCCGTAGCCCTGCTTGCGGCTGCCAACCACAGCCTGTCAGTTACCGAATACAGCCCCGCTTGCATAAAAAGCCGGGTAAGCGGCTCAGGCACTGCCTCCAAAGAACAGATACAGGAAATGGTGCGCCTGCTGTTAAATCTGGCTGAAATACCCCAGCCCAATGACGCCGCTGATGCCCTGGCAGTAGCTATCTGCCACCACAGCCACAGGGCTTTTGCAAATATAACATCACAGGGAGACTGA
- the uvrB gene encoding excinuclease ABC subunit UvrB, whose amino-acid sequence MPDFKIVSDFALTGDQPQAVEKLSEGLAHGLTDQTLLGVTGSGKTFTMANVIARVNRPTLIISHNKTLAAQLYSEMKEFLPENSVEYFVSYYDYYQPEAYVPQKDMYIEKDADINEEIDKLRHAATRALFERRDVVIVASVSCIYGLGEPEEYRSFVLPLKKGQSLRRDLILRRLVDMQYERNDIDFSRGKFRLRGDTLEIQPAYEELALRVEFFGDEIERIVSLDPVSGELLADIDEINIYPAKHFVTSAEKMAEAIKGIQAELEDRLKELEAEGKMLEAARLKQRTNYDLEMMQQAGYCSGVENYSRHLAGRKAGSAPWTLLDYFPEDFLLIVDESHMSLPQIRGMYAGDAARKKTLVDYGFRLPSAMDNRPLSFDEFKARVKQAIYVSATPGPYEKEHSQQVVEQLVRPTGLLEPVITVKPTGGQIDDLLEEVKKRVDKKERVLITTLTKKMSEKLADYLVEMGIKTHYLHSEVDTLERVEILRDLRLGVYDVIVGINLLREGLDLPEVSLVAILDADKEGYLRSEQALIQTMGRAARHVDGQVIMYADKITGSMQRAMDEISRRRKIQEDYNRLHNITPQGIRKAIKDINERIRSVTAEVSGPEFRPAPTLREDIVRLIKELESQMKKAAKNLEFERAALIRDRVVELRAALETDPVNKNERTK is encoded by the coding sequence ATGCCTGATTTCAAAATAGTCTCGGATTTTGCACTTACCGGTGACCAGCCCCAGGCGGTGGAAAAACTCTCTGAGGGGCTGGCACATGGCCTTACAGACCAGACCCTGCTGGGGGTTACCGGCTCCGGTAAAACATTTACCATGGCAAATGTAATTGCCAGAGTAAACCGCCCCACCCTGATAATCAGCCACAATAAAACTCTGGCTGCCCAGCTTTACTCCGAAATGAAAGAATTCCTGCCCGAAAATTCGGTGGAATACTTTGTAAGTTATTATGATTATTACCAGCCTGAAGCTTATGTCCCCCAAAAGGACATGTATATTGAAAAAGACGCTGACATAAACGAGGAAATTGATAAACTCCGCCATGCGGCCACCCGCGCCCTGTTTGAACGGCGGGATGTGGTTATAGTAGCCTCGGTTTCCTGCATTTACGGTTTGGGTGAACCCGAAGAATACCGCAGTTTTGTACTCCCTTTGAAAAAGGGCCAGTCCCTGAGGCGTGACCTTATACTGCGGCGGCTGGTGGATATGCAGTATGAGCGGAATGACATAGATTTCTCCCGCGGCAAGTTCCGCCTGCGGGGAGACACCCTTGAAATCCAGCCTGCCTACGAAGAACTGGCTCTCAGAGTGGAGTTTTTCGGTGATGAGATAGAACGGATAGTCAGCCTTGACCCGGTAAGCGGCGAACTGCTGGCTGACATAGATGAGATAAATATCTACCCCGCCAAGCATTTTGTAACCTCAGCCGAAAAAATGGCCGAAGCTATAAAGGGCATTCAGGCCGAGCTTGAAGACCGCCTGAAGGAACTGGAAGCCGAGGGCAAAATGCTGGAGGCCGCCCGCCTGAAGCAGCGCACCAATTATGACCTTGAAATGATGCAGCAGGCGGGGTATTGCTCCGGGGTGGAAAACTATTCCCGCCACCTGGCAGGACGGAAAGCAGGCAGCGCCCCCTGGACACTGCTGGATTACTTTCCGGAAGATTTCCTGCTGATAGTAGATGAATCCCATATGAGCCTGCCCCAAATACGGGGTATGTATGCCGGAGATGCCGCCCGCAAGAAAACCCTGGTGGACTACGGCTTCCGCCTGCCCTCAGCCATGGATAACCGCCCCTTAAGCTTTGATGAATTTAAAGCCAGAGTCAAACAGGCTATTTACGTATCAGCCACACCCGGCCCATATGAAAAAGAACACTCCCAGCAGGTAGTTGAGCAACTGGTACGCCCCACCGGGCTGCTTGAACCGGTTATAACCGTAAAACCCACCGGCGGCCAGATAGATGACCTGCTGGAAGAAGTAAAGAAACGGGTAGATAAAAAAGAACGGGTGCTTATCACTACCCTTACCAAAAAGATGTCTGAAAAACTGGCAGATTATCTGGTGGAAATGGGAATAAAAACCCATTATCTGCATTCGGAAGTAGACACGCTGGAACGGGTGGAAATCCTGCGTGATTTGCGGCTGGGGGTTTATGACGTTATAGTAGGTATAAACCTGCTCCGCGAAGGGCTTGACCTGCCTGAAGTCAGCCTGGTGGCCATACTGGATGCCGACAAAGAGGGTTATCTGCGGAGCGAACAGGCCCTTATCCAAACTATGGGGCGGGCTGCCCGCCATGTGGACGGGCAGGTTATCATGTATGCAGATAAAATCACCGGGTCTATGCAGCGGGCTATGGACGAAATCAGCCGCCGCCGCAAAATACAGGAAGACTATAACCGCCTGCACAATATTACCCCGCAGGGTATCCGCAAGGCTATCAAGGATATAAATGAACGTATCCGCTCAGTCACCGCCGAAGTCAGCGGCCCTGAATTCAGGCCTGCCCCCACTCTCAGGGAAGACATTGTCCGTTTGATAAAAGAACTGGAAAGCCAGATGAAAAAAGCGGCCAAAAATCTGGAATTTGAACGGGCTGCCCTTATCCGTGACCGGGTGGTAGAACTGCGGGCGGCACTTGAAACAGACCCCGTAAATAAAAATGAAAGAACCAAGTAA
- a CDS encoding DNA translocase FtsK: MPKKEDPRDTLRNARPRAKSAVKVTARPFKKTAPVRSKAKKTAAKKAFSNTPVRGGASWLWVMLIASAMAFVVWQWEGVMDFFANFGSGTAGLFGWGLLLILLGIIIAIVALRFDQMSEWAHRYRLNLWNKWLGGVVLILAAWGMLGMMDAGGDIGLSILGGNADINGFMRVLALIVLGVILIAPGAVWRSLSGLFRGIFSPSRRSNMPEVARLDRTVVSRPVFGGDEDRIDMGEEARRPLPEKAAPKIELPSIKLPSFGKAESRVVEVKNPLAAKSTPQTELPNMPPETAAKEPKSVDERTDADRKQIASEVWKKYGEAEGIAEVDGWKLPPIEMLDKTTEIGFSEADNLQRARAIEEALASYGVEGKVIQINAGPTVTQFGVEPGWDRKFKEVKERDKDGETVSRQVEVSKTRVKVDRIASLANDLALALAAPSLRIEAPVPGKSIVGIEVPNTSFGVVSMRSVMETNTFQKILARSPLALALGKGAGGEAVSGDLTKMPHLLIAGATGSGKTVCLNSIICCMLLNNTPSSVKFIMIDPKRVELTPFNGLPHLATPVIVDVEKALSALRWLAAEMDRRYQTLAAAGSRNIEGYNKTRMGSDRMAFIVLIIDELADLMMAGFDEVEHILCRLAQMARAVGIHLVVATQRPSVDVITGLIKANFPTRISFAVTSQVDSRTILDMVGAEKLLGRGDMLYMPTEAAKPKRLQGCYVSDAESERLIYFWTNQKDISPSEALKVEEITAPPPAPKSKSKDPLFDEAMALISEHNNIISASFLQRKMHIGYPRAARLADELREAIEGDDGKAEVPKDEY; this comes from the coding sequence ATGCCTAAAAAAGAAGACCCCAGAGACACCCTGCGGAATGCCCGCCCCAGAGCTAAATCTGCGGTTAAGGTAACTGCCCGTCCGTTTAAGAAAACCGCTCCGGTACGCAGCAAGGCTAAAAAAACAGCTGCTAAGAAGGCTTTTTCAAATACCCCGGTCAGAGGCGGGGCTTCCTGGCTTTGGGTTATGCTGATAGCCTCGGCTATGGCCTTTGTGGTCTGGCAGTGGGAAGGCGTAATGGACTTTTTTGCCAATTTCGGCAGCGGTACGGCCGGATTGTTCGGCTGGGGGCTGCTGCTTATTCTTTTGGGTATTATCATAGCTATTGTGGCTCTCAGGTTTGACCAGATGTCCGAATGGGCTCACCGCTACCGCTTAAATCTCTGGAACAAATGGCTGGGCGGGGTGGTGCTGATTCTGGCGGCCTGGGGTATGCTGGGCATGATGGATGCCGGCGGTGATATAGGTCTAAGCATACTTGGCGGTAACGCTGATATAAACGGGTTTATGCGGGTGCTGGCCCTGATTGTACTGGGGGTTATCCTTATAGCTCCGGGTGCAGTCTGGCGAAGCCTCAGCGGGCTTTTCAGGGGTATTTTCAGCCCCTCCCGCCGCTCTAATATGCCCGAAGTGGCCCGCCTTGACCGTACGGTAGTCAGCCGCCCTGTATTCGGCGGTGATGAAGACCGTATTGATATGGGTGAAGAGGCCCGCAGGCCTCTGCCTGAAAAAGCTGCCCCGAAGATAGAACTACCCTCTATAAAGCTGCCGTCTTTCGGCAAAGCTGAATCACGGGTAGTAGAAGTAAAAAACCCGCTGGCGGCTAAAAGTACTCCCCAGACCGAGCTTCCCAATATGCCGCCGGAGACTGCCGCTAAAGAACCTAAATCGGTTGATGAGCGCACTGATGCAGACCGCAAACAGATAGCTTCCGAAGTCTGGAAGAAATATGGTGAGGCTGAGGGGATAGCCGAGGTGGATGGCTGGAAACTGCCGCCTATAGAAATGCTGGATAAAACTACCGAAATAGGTTTTTCGGAAGCGGATAATCTGCAGCGGGCAAGGGCTATTGAAGAAGCCCTGGCCAGCTACGGGGTGGAGGGCAAGGTTATCCAGATAAATGCCGGTCCTACCGTTACCCAATTCGGGGTTGAACCGGGCTGGGACCGCAAGTTTAAAGAAGTTAAAGAGCGTGACAAAGACGGGGAGACTGTTTCTCGCCAGGTGGAGGTTTCCAAGACAAGGGTCAAGGTTGACAGGATTGCCTCTCTGGCAAATGACCTGGCTCTGGCTTTGGCCGCCCCCAGTTTACGCATAGAAGCCCCGGTGCCGGGTAAATCCATAGTGGGTATAGAAGTGCCCAACACTTCATTCGGGGTGGTATCTATGCGGAGCGTCATGGAGACCAATACTTTTCAGAAGATACTGGCCCGTTCACCCCTGGCTCTGGCTTTGGGCAAAGGTGCAGGCGGTGAGGCTGTTTCGGGAGACCTTACCAAGATGCCCCATCTGCTTATTGCCGGTGCTACCGGTTCGGGTAAGACAGTCTGTTTAAACTCTATTATCTGCTGTATGCTGCTTAACAATACGCCTTCCAGCGTGAAGTTTATTATGATAGACCCCAAACGGGTAGAGCTGACCCCCTTTAACGGCTTGCCGCATCTGGCTACCCCGGTGATTGTAGACGTGGAAAAAGCCCTTTCCGCCCTGCGCTGGCTGGCGGCCGAAATGGACCGCCGCTACCAGACACTGGCCGCCGCCGGTTCGCGTAATATAGAGGGTTACAACAAGACCCGCATGGGTTCTGACCGGATGGCGTTTATTGTGCTGATAATAGATGAGCTGGCTGACCTGATGATGGCCGGTTTTGATGAGGTTGAGCATATCCTCTGCCGTTTGGCCCAAATGGCCAGAGCAGTGGGTATTCACCTGGTGGTGGCCACCCAGCGCCCGTCAGTAGATGTTATCACCGGGCTTATTAAGGCTAACTTCCCCACCCGTATCAGTTTTGCGGTTACCTCTCAGGTGGATTCGCGGACTATTCTGGATATGGTGGGGGCGGAAAAACTGCTGGGGCGGGGCGATATGCTTTATATGCCCACCGAGGCAGCCAAACCCAAACGCCTGCAGGGCTGTTATGTTTCGGATGCCGAGAGTGAACGCCTGATATATTTCTGGACCAACCAGAAAGATATTTCTCCGTCTGAGGCTTTGAAGGTTGAGGAGATTACCGCGCCGCCGCCCGCCCCAAAAAGTAAAAGCAAAGACCCTTTGTTTGATGAGGCTATGGCACTTATATCAGAGCATAACAATATTATTTCAGCCTCGTTTTTACAGAGGAAGATGCATATCGGTTACCCCAGAGCCGCCCGTTTGGCAGATGAACTGCGGGAAGCTATTGAGGGTGATGACGGCAAAGCCGAAGTGCCTAAAGATGAGTATTAA
- a CDS encoding YebC/PmpR family DNA-binding transcriptional regulator: protein MSGHSKWATIKHAKGAADAKRGQLFTKLSREIIFAAKQGGPSPEGNARLRLAIQKAKDNRMPSDNIERAIKKGSGELEGATVIEIILEGYGPGGVAVLVNGMSDNRNRTVSDVRHMFSKSGGSLAESGAVSWIFETKGVIGVETVGLDTDELSLKAIDMGAEDVNIEEDYMEIYTAMPDMEKVRQQLEAQGVTVDSAEINMIPKNTVKLDEETSLQVLKLLDKLEELDDVQTVSSNADFDPEVVEKYHSQA from the coding sequence ATGTCCGGACATTCCAAGTGGGCTACCATCAAACACGCCAAGGGTGCGGCTGACGCCAAACGGGGACAGCTGTTTACCAAGCTTTCACGTGAAATCATCTTCGCTGCCAAACAGGGCGGCCCCAGCCCCGAAGGAAATGCCCGCCTCCGCCTGGCTATACAAAAAGCCAAAGACAACCGCATGCCTTCAGACAATATTGAACGGGCTATCAAAAAAGGCTCAGGTGAACTGGAGGGGGCGACAGTTATTGAAATAATTCTGGAAGGTTATGGGCCGGGAGGCGTTGCCGTACTGGTAAACGGTATGAGTGACAACCGCAACCGCACCGTTTCAGATGTCCGCCATATGTTCTCCAAAAGCGGCGGCAGTTTAGCCGAATCCGGGGCAGTATCCTGGATATTTGAAACTAAAGGGGTTATAGGGGTGGAAACGGTGGGGCTTGATACCGATGAACTTTCCTTAAAAGCCATAGATATGGGAGCAGAAGACGTAAATATAGAAGAAGACTATATGGAAATCTATACTGCCATGCCGGATATGGAAAAAGTCCGCCAGCAGCTGGAAGCCCAAGGCGTAACTGTAGATTCAGCCGAAATAAATATGATACCCAAAAATACTGTCAAGCTGGACGAAGAAACCTCTCTGCAGGTTTTAAAGCTGCTGGACAAGCTTGAGGAACTGGATGATGTCCAGACCGTTTCTTCCAATGCAGATTTTGACCCCGAAGTAGTGGAGAAATACCACTCTCAGGCTTAG
- a CDS encoding 3-isopropylmalate dehydratase small subunit — protein MLKGKAFKFGDSISTDHIAPGRLVHLRSNLPELAKHVLEDADPTFAQRVKPGDFVVAGNNFGLGSSREHAPLIIKMSGVSAVLAKSVARIFFRNAINLGLPVLICDTDKIAEGDELEVDLTGGKIYDRTNGAELTFGKIPPAMLKILDEGGVMPYIKKYGDFKLNEV, from the coding sequence ATGCTTAAGGGCAAAGCTTTTAAGTTTGGTGATAGCATATCCACTGACCATATTGCACCCGGCCGTCTGGTGCACCTGCGGAGCAATCTGCCGGAACTGGCCAAGCACGTGCTGGAAGATGCAGACCCCACTTTTGCCCAAAGGGTAAAACCGGGTGATTTTGTGGTAGCCGGCAACAACTTCGGCTTGGGTTCTTCGCGTGAACACGCCCCGCTGATTATTAAAATGTCCGGGGTGAGTGCGGTACTGGCAAAGTCGGTAGCCCGCATTTTCTTCCGCAACGCCATAAATCTGGGTCTGCCCGTACTTATATGTGATACCGATAAAATTGCCGAAGGGGATGAACTGGAAGTAGACCTTACGGGCGGCAAAATATATGACCGTACTAACGGGGCAGAGCTGACATTTGGCAAGATACCCCCCGCCATGCTGAAGATACTTGATGAGGGAGGTGTCATGCCCTATATAAAGAAATACGGTGATTTCAAGCTTAACGAAGTTTAA